The following proteins are co-located in the Peromyscus maniculatus bairdii isolate BWxNUB_F1_BW_parent chromosome 23, HU_Pman_BW_mat_3.1, whole genome shotgun sequence genome:
- the Mmp17 gene encoding matrix metalloproteinase-17, producing MGRRPRGPGSPRGPGPPSPGPRLPPLLLLFALAAHGGCAAPAPRAEDLSLGVEWLSRFGYLPPADPATGQLQTQEELSKAITAMQQFGGLETTGILDEATLALMKTPRCSLPDLPPGAQARRKRQTPPPTKWSKRNLSWRVRTFPRDSPLGRDTVRALMYYALKVWSDITPLNFHEVAGNAADIQIDFSKADHNDGYPFDGPGGTVAHAFFPGDHHTAGDTHFDDDEAWTFRSSDAHGMDLFAVAVHEFGHAIGLSHVAAPSSIMQPYYQGPVGDPLRYGLPYEDRVRVWQLYGVRESVSPTAQLDTPEPEEPPLLPEPPNNRSSTPSQKDVPHRCTAHFDAVAQIRGEAFFFKGKYFWRLTRDRHLVSLQPAQMHRFWRGLPLHLDSVDAVYERTSDHKIVFFKGDRYWVFKDNNVEEGYPRPVSDFSLPPGGIDAVFSWAHNDRTYFFKDQLYWRYDDHTRRMDPGYPAQGPLWRGVPSVLDDAMRWSDGASYFFRGQEYWKVLDGELEAAPGYPQSTARDWLVCGEPLADAEDVGPGPQGRSGAQDSLAVCSCTSEAPKFTLSSRLLVPPLLWGLWTSVSARAS from the exons GAGTGGCTGAGCAGGTTTGGCTACCTGCCTCCTGCAGACCCAGCAACCGGACAGCTGCAGACCCAGGAGGAACTATCTAAGGCTATTACCGCCATGCAGCAGTTTGGAGGCCTGGAGACCACTGGCATCCTCG ATGAGGCTACTCTGGCCTTGATGAAGACCCCTCGCTGCTCCCTTCCGGACCTGCCCCCTGGGGCCCAAGCAAGAAGGAAGCGACAGACTCCACCACCAACCAAATGGAGCAAGAGGAACCTCTCTTGGAG GGTCCGGACGTTCCCACGGGACTCACCCCTGGGCCGGGATACTGTGCGTGCGCTCATGTACTACGCCCTCAAAGTCTGGAGTGACATCACACCCTTGAACTTCCACGAGGTAGCGGGCAACGCCGCTGACATCCAGATCGACTTCTCCAAGGCCGACCACAATGACGGCTACCCCTTTGATGGCCCCGGTGGCACAGTGGCCCATGCATTCTTCCCCGGTGACCACCACACGGCAGGGGACACCCACTTTGATGATGACGAGGCATGGACCTTCCGTTCCTCAG ATGCCCATGGGATGGACCTCTTTGCAGTGGCTGTCCATGAGTTCGGCCACGCCATCGGTCTGAGCCACGTTGCTGCCCCCAGTTCCATCATGCAGCCGTACTACCAGGGCCCCGTGGGTGACCCGCTACGCTATGGGCTTCCCTACGAGGACAGGGTGCGTGTCTGGCAGTTATACG gtGTGCGGGAGTCCGTGTCCCCTACGGCACAGCTGGATACTCCAGAGCCCGAGGAACCACCCCTCCTGCCGGAGCCCCCCAACAATCGATCTAGCACCCC GTCCCAGAAGGACGTGCCGCACAGGTGCACTGCACATTTCGATGCGGTGGCCCAGATCCGAGGCGAAGCGTTCTTCTTCAAAG GCAAGTACTTCTGGCGACTGACCCGGGACCGACACTTGGTGTCCCTGCAGCCCGCTCAAATGCATCGCTTCTGGCGGGGCCTGCCGCTGCACCTGGACAGCGTGGACGCCGTGTATGAGCGTACCAGCGACCACAAGATTGTCTTCTTCAAAG GAGACAGATACTGGGTGTTTAAGGACAACAACGTAGAGGAAGGGTACCCGCGACCCGTCTCCGACTTCAGCCTGCCGCCTGGTGGCATCGATGCCGTCTTCTCCTGGGCCCACAATGACAGGACTTATTTCTTTAAGGACCAGCTGTACTGGCGCTACGATGACCACACACGGCGCATGGACCCGGGCTACCCTGCCCAGGGCCCCCTGTGGAGGGGTGTCCCCAGCGTGCTGGATGACGCCATGCGCTGGTCTGATG GTGCATCCTATTTCTTCCGAGGCCAGGAGTACTGGAAGGTGCTGGATGGCGAGCTGGAGGCGGCCCCTGGGTACCCACAGTCCACAGCCCGGGACTGGCTGGTATGTGGCGAGCCGCTGGCGGATGCGGAGGATGTCGGGCCCGGACCCCAGGGCCGCAGCGGGGCCCAGGACAGCCTGGCTGTATGCTCCTGCACTTCAGAGGCACCCAAGTTTACACTGTCGTCTCGACTGCTGGTGCCACCGCTGCTGTGGGGCCTGTGGACCTCAGTCTCCGCCAGGGCCTCCTGA